One part of the Paenibacillus silvisoli genome encodes these proteins:
- a CDS encoding glycoside hydrolase family 43 protein produces MDAKAQTKIAAANEPIVTHIYTADPSAHVFEGKVYVYPSHDIDHDGPTNDNGDQYAMEDYHVLSFDDMNSPCVDHGEALHIKDVPWASKQMWAPDAAFKNNTYYLFFPARDKDGIFRIGVASGASPSGPFKAEDNYIPGSFSIDPAVFVEEDGSSYMYFGGLWGGQLEKWQTGEFKPEAEGPDAAAPALGPQVAQLSDDMLTFKTEPKEIAIVDEDGNPLVAGDEDRRYFEGPWMHKYNGKYYLSYSTGTTHKLVYAVGDHPEGPFVFKGTILTPVLGWTTHHSIVEFEDKWYLFYHDASLSGGVDHKRSVKFTELTYNEDGTIQTIDPYK; encoded by the coding sequence TTGGACGCAAAAGCGCAAACGAAGATCGCAGCAGCAAACGAGCCGATCGTCACTCATATTTATACCGCGGATCCATCCGCGCACGTATTTGAAGGCAAGGTATACGTTTATCCGTCCCATGACATCGACCATGACGGACCGACTAACGATAACGGCGATCAATACGCGATGGAGGACTATCATGTCCTGTCCTTCGACGATATGAACTCGCCTTGCGTCGATCACGGCGAAGCGCTTCATATTAAAGACGTACCGTGGGCTTCGAAGCAAATGTGGGCGCCGGATGCGGCCTTCAAGAACAATACGTATTACTTGTTCTTCCCGGCCAGAGACAAGGACGGCATCTTCCGGATTGGCGTAGCGTCAGGCGCGTCCCCAAGCGGACCGTTCAAGGCCGAGGACAACTACATTCCGGGCAGCTTCAGCATCGATCCTGCCGTATTCGTCGAAGAAGACGGCAGCTCCTATATGTACTTCGGCGGCTTGTGGGGCGGACAGCTGGAGAAATGGCAGACCGGCGAATTCAAGCCGGAAGCGGAAGGACCGGACGCCGCCGCGCCGGCGCTTGGACCGCAAGTCGCGCAGCTTAGCGACGACATGCTGACGTTCAAGACGGAGCCGAAGGAAATCGCGATCGTCGACGAAGACGGCAATCCGCTTGTGGCAGGCGACGAGGACCGCCGCTATTTCGAAGGGCCGTGGATGCATAAGTATAACGGCAAGTACTACCTCTCGTACTCGACGGGTACGACGCATAAGCTGGTCTACGCGGTAGGCGATCATCCGGAAGGTCCGTTCGTCTTCAAAGGTACGATTTTGACGCCGGTTTTGGGCTGGACGACGCATCACTCCATCGTGGAATTCGAGGATAAGTGGTATCTGTTCTACCACGACGCTTCGCTCTCCGGCGGCGTTGACCACAAGCGCAGCGTGAAATTTACGGAGCTGACGTACAACGAGGACGGAACGATTCAAACGATCGATCCTTATAAATAA
- a CDS encoding sensor histidine kinase — protein sequence MWLRLLKYNTLRNQMLFGFLLVMLLILASVGGATFSLMSTLLKNNAEKHIQQTAVQANGRLESVLAQIDSLTTMVSTNGYVQQLLLSEAAGKKSTFGEKQALRPTINLVQMFTDGIKSVELYNKNRQRLYPLDGGNLDDKVNNDWIELATVRKGSIVWIGIDPSDTSSLLAIRRISLIDQYFTTGGYLLIRADRSKFALKEPLSGDGESETMLLMAGDGQLITSSDNTISQAEAAGLLALNGQTGTIGNQSFIVVKQKSTVTDWTLLILTPVKTITKGISAVRTTIVVSACLGTILFVLLSFFLSTAITRPIFKLIKTMRGSRLNVLKPTESVSSTLEIKELNYTYNQMVDNINELIELVYEKELSQSRTELKALQAQINPHFLFNTLDALYWSLLDKDEDKLASYVVAMSDLFRYTITGPSKTEWVGLRDELDHIERYMLIMQMRFEDRLTWNIEAPQDISDVELPKLLLQPLVENAIQHGLESKIEPGRVDLTVNRSGDDVVITVEDDGAGMDEEKLSQLLEGMDSGNVPSSKNSGVGIANVQRRLRLYFDNEGESVPRIAIESQKGVGTRISVTIPAHRRRTP from the coding sequence ATGTGGCTCAGACTGCTGAAATACAACACGCTCCGTAATCAAATGCTTTTCGGTTTTCTGCTGGTCATGCTGCTCATCTTGGCCTCGGTAGGCGGCGCTACCTTCAGCCTCATGTCGACGCTGCTTAAGAATAACGCGGAGAAGCATATTCAGCAAACCGCGGTTCAGGCGAACGGCCGGCTCGAAAGCGTGCTCGCGCAGATCGATTCGTTAACGACGATGGTGTCGACGAACGGCTACGTGCAGCAGCTGCTGCTGAGCGAAGCGGCGGGGAAGAAGTCGACGTTCGGAGAGAAGCAGGCGCTCCGGCCGACCATTAATTTGGTCCAAATGTTTACGGACGGGATCAAGTCGGTCGAATTGTACAATAAAAACCGCCAGCGGCTCTACCCGCTCGACGGCGGCAATTTGGACGATAAAGTCAATAATGATTGGATCGAGCTGGCAACGGTAAGAAAAGGAAGCATCGTATGGATCGGCATCGACCCGTCGGACACTTCGTCGCTCTTGGCGATCCGGCGCATCAGTCTGATCGACCAGTATTTCACGACCGGCGGCTATTTGCTCATTCGCGCGGATCGCAGCAAGTTCGCCCTGAAGGAGCCGTTGTCCGGGGATGGCGAGTCGGAGACGATGCTGCTTATGGCCGGCGATGGCCAGCTGATCACGTCAAGCGATAATACGATCTCGCAAGCGGAGGCTGCGGGACTGCTCGCGTTGAACGGACAGACGGGTACCATCGGCAATCAGTCGTTCATCGTCGTGAAGCAGAAGTCGACCGTAACGGACTGGACGCTGCTTATTTTGACGCCGGTCAAAACGATTACGAAAGGGATATCGGCCGTACGGACGACGATCGTCGTATCGGCTTGCCTCGGCACGATTCTGTTCGTGCTGCTGTCCTTCTTCCTGTCGACGGCCATCACCCGGCCGATCTTCAAGCTGATCAAGACGATGAGGGGCTCGCGCCTTAACGTCCTTAAGCCGACGGAAAGCGTGTCGTCCACGCTTGAAATCAAGGAATTAAATTATACCTACAACCAAATGGTCGATAATATTAACGAGCTGATCGAGCTCGTCTACGAGAAGGAGCTTTCTCAAAGCCGAACGGAGTTGAAAGCGCTGCAAGCGCAAATCAATCCGCATTTTCTGTTCAATACGCTCGATGCGCTTTATTGGTCCTTGCTGGATAAAGACGAGGACAAGCTGGCATCGTACGTGGTGGCGATGTCCGATCTGTTCCGGTATACGATCACCGGTCCGAGCAAGACCGAATGGGTCGGCCTGCGAGACGAGCTGGATCATATCGAACGGTACATGCTGATCATGCAGATGCGCTTCGAGGATCGACTGACGTGGAACATCGAAGCGCCGCAGGACATCTCGGACGTGGAGCTGCCGAAGCTGCTGCTGCAGCCGCTCGTGGAGAATGCGATTCAGCACGGCCTCGAGAGCAAAATCGAACCGGGCCGCGTCGATTTGACCGTCAACCGCTCCGGGGATGACGTGGTCATCACGGTAGAAGACGACGGAGCGGGCATGGATGAGGAGAAGCTCAGCCAGCTCTTGGAGGGGATGGACAGCGGCAACGTGCCGTCCTCCAAAAACTCCGGCGTCGGGATCGCGAACGTGCAGCGCAGGCTGCGCCTGTATTTCGACAACGAGGGCGAGTCTGTCCCCCGCATCGCAATTGAGAGCCAGAAGGGAGTCGGCACGCGCATCAGCGTCACGATACCGGCACATAGGAGGAGAACACCGTGA
- a CDS encoding response regulator transcription factor: MRNRTILIVDDEPRSREGMKKMLSAWAMGEYDIMTADNGFAALAILGETPVDLMISDISMPEMNGLSLVEKLNDMLLPRRPSVILISGYAEFEYARQAIQLSVINYLLKPVSKDKLVAAVEEALRAGEENNRIGLLQKMADPQLIAVKEEEAVLSDPVRMAIQYVDEHIEEAVSLKDVSEHVHLNGSYFSSLFKEQIHMTFSEYVARRKLHKAKELLLKTNLPIAEIAERIGYQTAKYFNKVFKEYESMSPGQYRSEMNKTEADI, encoded by the coding sequence GTGAGAAACCGAACGATATTGATCGTTGACGACGAACCGAGATCGCGGGAAGGCATGAAAAAAATGCTTAGCGCTTGGGCGATGGGCGAATATGACATTATGACGGCCGATAACGGGTTTGCGGCGCTTGCGATTTTGGGGGAAACGCCTGTCGATCTGATGATTTCGGACATCAGCATGCCCGAGATGAACGGCCTCAGCCTGGTTGAAAAGCTGAACGACATGCTGCTGCCGCGCCGCCCGTCCGTCATTCTCATTTCGGGCTATGCGGAATTCGAATACGCGCGCCAAGCGATTCAGCTCTCCGTCATCAATTACTTGCTGAAGCCCGTCAGCAAGGATAAGCTGGTGGCAGCCGTGGAAGAAGCGCTTCGCGCCGGTGAGGAGAACAACCGGATCGGGCTGCTGCAGAAGATGGCCGATCCGCAGCTGATCGCGGTCAAGGAAGAGGAAGCCGTTCTAAGCGACCCCGTACGAATGGCTATTCAATATGTGGACGAGCATATCGAAGAGGCGGTCAGCTTAAAGGACGTGTCCGAACATGTTCATTTGAACGGCAGCTATTTCAGCTCGCTCTTTAAAGAGCAGATCCATATGACGTTCAGCGAATATGTCGCCCGCCGCAAACTGCACAAGGCGAAGGAGCTGCTCTTGAAGACGAACCTGCCGATTGCGGAGATCGCGGAGCGGATCGGATACCAGACCGCGAAATATTTTAACAAAGTATTTAAAGAGTACGAGTCGATGAGCCCGGGGCAATATCGTTCCGAGATGAATAAGACGGAAGCCGATATCTAA
- a CDS encoding extracellular solute-binding protein — translation MRTRTIVSLGAVLAASLFVVTACGSNDGSANDAAANSAVLGSGNNEKVALKMMHPWPDGSNSAQNKMVKEIIKEFEEANPNVTVTTETLENEQYKNKLKILSASNNLPDVGFTWAAGFMDPYVNGSMFAPVDDLLRGELKDKFVAGTTEAYSFSGKSYALPVELNIVPVYFNKEIFAKYNLQAPQTLDELKNVIRTLDDNGVTPITLGGKDAWPSSFWYMYLADRIGGPDVLDKAVASSNFTDPSLYVAAKQAQELANMNAFEKGYNGLSNDEAKLLFMNGQAAMYAMGTWEVPNYTTAADVPQAFKDKIGYFKFPTVEGGKGSVNDWIGGPGVGLFVSQSSNHIDEAKMFVSFFVQKWGEHSVTDAGVIPATKVDTSSIKLPQMFIDLLNELNHASKVTLYLDTQMKPGASEAHHNLVQALFGKAVTPGEFIKRQDDALKAGK, via the coding sequence ATGAGGACAAGAACGATTGTATCGCTGGGCGCCGTGCTTGCTGCTTCGCTGTTTGTTGTAACCGCTTGCGGCAGCAACGACGGAAGCGCGAATGACGCTGCCGCGAACAGCGCAGTCCTGGGGTCGGGCAATAACGAGAAGGTCGCGCTCAAAATGATGCATCCGTGGCCCGACGGCAGCAACTCCGCGCAGAACAAAATGGTCAAGGAGATCATTAAAGAGTTTGAAGAGGCCAATCCGAATGTAACGGTGACGACCGAAACGCTGGAGAACGAGCAGTACAAGAACAAGCTGAAAATATTGTCCGCCTCCAACAATTTGCCGGATGTCGGCTTTACGTGGGCCGCGGGTTTCATGGATCCGTACGTGAACGGCAGCATGTTCGCACCCGTGGACGATCTGCTGCGAGGCGAGCTGAAAGATAAATTCGTCGCCGGTACGACCGAAGCCTATTCCTTCAGCGGCAAATCGTACGCGCTGCCGGTCGAGCTCAATATCGTTCCGGTGTACTTCAACAAAGAAATTTTCGCCAAGTATAACCTTCAAGCGCCGCAAACGCTGGACGAGCTGAAGAACGTCATCCGGACGCTGGACGACAACGGCGTGACGCCGATTACGCTCGGCGGCAAAGACGCATGGCCGTCCTCGTTCTGGTACATGTATCTGGCCGACCGCATCGGAGGTCCGGATGTGCTGGACAAAGCGGTCGCAAGCAGCAACTTTACCGATCCGTCCCTGTACGTAGCGGCCAAGCAAGCTCAAGAGCTGGCGAACATGAACGCGTTCGAGAAAGGCTATAACGGGTTGTCCAACGACGAAGCGAAGCTGCTCTTCATGAACGGGCAAGCCGCCATGTACGCGATGGGAACCTGGGAAGTGCCGAATTACACGACGGCTGCCGATGTGCCGCAAGCGTTCAAGGATAAGATCGGCTACTTCAAATTCCCGACGGTCGAAGGCGGCAAAGGAAGCGTGAATGACTGGATCGGCGGACCGGGCGTAGGCTTGTTCGTTTCCCAGAGCTCCAATCATATCGACGAAGCGAAGATGTTTGTCAGCTTCTTCGTGCAGAAGTGGGGCGAGCATTCCGTCACGGATGCAGGCGTCATCCCGGCGACGAAAGTGGATACGTCCTCGATCAAGCTGCCGCAAATGTTTATCGACCTGCTGAACGAGCTGAACCATGCGAGCAAAGTGACGCTTTATCTGGACACGCAAATGAAGCCGGGCGCCTCCGAGGCGCATCACAACTTGGTGCAGGCGCTGTTTGGCAAAGCCGTGACGCCGGGCGAATTCATCAAGAGGCAGGACGATGCCTTGAAAGCAGGCAAGTAG
- a CDS encoding phosphotransferase enzyme family protein, whose protein sequence is MLPFDEVLETFKIQCVASLGGRLNQHWLVSLNNERLVLRRWASGTKLEEIEYEVNLLKAVAGLGWPAAALVDGPIQAGEYVWGLFPFLEGEPPHVLDPAAEQRARGRLMARFHDDMRKLNGIGQRKGWRRCEEVLVDCEIDRLLAENEPKRPEEIRVLRWHLERARQRVEGLNLHSRPGIVIHGDFAPWNLRYQEAKLTGILDFELAHWDHRVGEFALSWRGKYDEIVHGYNEEAPLEPEEWELITPLWWAGLIDLACRHLKEGTHDDGWIMKKLLERSPLMGPDAKAYRG, encoded by the coding sequence ATGCTGCCGTTTGATGAGGTACTGGAAACGTTTAAGATTCAGTGCGTCGCCTCGCTGGGGGGAAGGCTCAATCAGCATTGGCTTGTGAGCTTGAATAACGAGCGCCTTGTTTTGCGCCGTTGGGCTAGCGGGACCAAGCTCGAAGAGATTGAATATGAGGTAAACCTGCTCAAAGCCGTAGCCGGGCTTGGCTGGCCGGCCGCTGCCTTAGTTGATGGCCCGATCCAGGCAGGTGAATATGTATGGGGGTTATTTCCGTTTCTTGAAGGCGAGCCTCCGCACGTACTAGATCCTGCTGCCGAACAACGGGCCAGGGGGCGACTAATGGCTCGTTTCCATGATGATATGAGGAAGCTGAACGGGATCGGGCAGCGTAAGGGTTGGCGTCGGTGCGAAGAGGTTCTCGTTGACTGCGAAATAGATCGATTACTAGCCGAAAACGAACCCAAGAGGCCAGAGGAAATAAGGGTATTAAGGTGGCACCTGGAGCGAGCCAGACAAAGGGTGGAAGGGTTAAACCTGCATTCCCGCCCCGGGATTGTGATCCACGGCGACTTTGCGCCTTGGAACCTGCGATACCAAGAAGCGAAGCTAACCGGCATATTAGACTTCGAGCTTGCTCACTGGGATCATCGAGTAGGGGAGTTTGCGCTTTCGTGGAGAGGGAAATACGACGAGATCGTCCACGGCTATAATGAAGAAGCGCCGCTTGAGCCCGAGGAATGGGAACTCATTACGCCCCTGTGGTGGGCTGGACTCATCGATTTGGCGTGCCGGCATTTGAAAGAAGGCACGCATGACGACGGTTGGATCATGAAGAAACTATTGGAGCGTTCGCCGCTGATGGGACCGGATGCGAAAGCATATAGAGGTTAG
- a CDS encoding CBO0543 family protein, with amino-acid sequence MALNVLIGFILPWLTVGLYLLKKDIRILVLMFPVGAMVSFATNLFGFHFELWNMKPFMNEEAYAALPYNFGTFPLLGCLMLHLIDRTRLHPIFWLIACSLCKTGLEGISVWVGRVTYDNGWNIGWTFVSYLAANLIGYAYFHLLRRVIVVK; translated from the coding sequence TAATGTTCTGATCGGCTTTATTTTACCGTGGTTGACTGTTGGGTTATATCTCTTAAAAAAGGATATCCGCATTCTCGTACTAATGTTTCCGGTCGGCGCTATGGTTTCCTTTGCCACGAATTTATTCGGCTTTCATTTCGAGCTATGGAACATGAAGCCGTTCATGAACGAAGAAGCTTATGCCGCCTTGCCGTATAACTTCGGTACATTTCCGCTGCTTGGCTGCTTGATGCTTCATTTGATCGACAGGACGAGGCTTCATCCGATCTTCTGGTTGATCGCATGCTCTCTTTGCAAAACCGGTCTGGAAGGCATATCGGTCTGGGTAGGAAGAGTGACATACGATAACGGGTGGAACATCGGCTGGACGTTCGTCTCTTATCTAGCGGCGAACCTGATCGGATACGCGTATTTTCATTTGTTGAGAAGAGTCATCGTCGTCAAATAA
- a CDS encoding helix-turn-helix transcriptional regulator, giving the protein MNWIQLELPPLPYYITTGRTHFKPGEQHPNRRNIGLFDLLVVVQGTLHIGEDDRRWTASEGETLLLLPDRYHYATAPCQTETVFYWIHFAFSGTFSASSDADFTLPIRHAWANPYKLQLPQYAAPKPFARIRNLLEQLLEQADTAVGAAGYWKEQQQLMDVLRMLEEDKSGEQLPRSVIRLAERTEAYLRQHYQRELTNEALAEALHFHPNYIVRCMKEIYHCTPMDYLHQYRLEQAKLLLIKTEWPVAAVGEHVGFQYTPYFSSCFKRHTGMSPLAFRKQYA; this is encoded by the coding sequence ATGAACTGGATCCAGCTGGAGCTGCCGCCTTTGCCCTATTACATTACGACCGGCCGGACGCATTTCAAGCCGGGCGAGCAGCACCCGAACCGGCGCAATATCGGTCTCTTCGACCTGCTCGTCGTCGTCCAAGGGACGCTGCATATCGGCGAAGACGATCGCAGGTGGACGGCGAGCGAAGGCGAGACTCTGCTGCTGCTGCCGGACCGGTACCATTACGCGACCGCGCCCTGCCAGACGGAGACGGTATTCTACTGGATTCATTTCGCGTTTAGCGGTACGTTCAGCGCGTCCAGCGATGCCGATTTCACGCTTCCGATCCGGCATGCCTGGGCCAATCCCTATAAGCTGCAGCTGCCGCAATATGCGGCTCCGAAGCCGTTCGCGCGCATCCGAAACCTGCTTGAGCAGCTGTTGGAACAAGCCGATACGGCCGTCGGCGCGGCGGGCTATTGGAAGGAGCAGCAGCAGCTGATGGATGTGCTCCGCATGCTCGAGGAGGACAAGAGCGGCGAGCAGCTTCCTCGATCGGTCATCCGGCTTGCGGAGCGGACCGAGGCATACTTGAGGCAGCATTATCAGCGCGAGCTAACGAACGAAGCTTTAGCGGAAGCGCTGCATTTTCACCCCAATTACATCGTTCGCTGCATGAAGGAAATCTACCACTGCACGCCGATGGACTATTTGCACCAGTACCGGCTGGAACAGGCCAAGCTGCTGCTGATCAAGACCGAGTGGCCGGTGGCGGCGGTCGGGGAGCATGTCGGCTTTCAATATACCCCGTACTTCTCGAGCTGCTTCAAGCGTCATACCGGGATGTCGCCGCTTGCGTTTCGCAAGCAGTACGCGTAA